The following coding sequences are from one Rhipicephalus microplus isolate Deutch F79 chromosome 3, USDA_Rmic, whole genome shotgun sequence window:
- the LOC142802741 gene encoding putative transporter B0285.6, which yields MTGVKWAIVTLPGVVLALVICSTAIWLLYIRPHEPAPQSVENLAVIRAAQQKHTGRRTHRGIRYACAAYAAIFSFVYALSVVVGLTERMALLTAMTSMMLATSLLTSFLQAAFDFVRHIWQMMPWGVLLLLGATHVASELLRAYDFLQKALASTSFWEQRTPLEAQTVLAFATSVMAEAADKRVLVEIMTPAVTRIAEAQRVYPAYYAIPMIVGASSNFIMPASMPLALLHEMARVQFWRLFMLGLFAKIVVVAMVIVTVNAADRAGLLAAQTPPE from the exons ATGACCGGCGTCAAGTGGGCGATCGTGACGCTTCCCGGCGTGGTGCTGGCGTTGGTCATCTGCAGCACTGCCATCTGGCTTCTCTACATCCGACCACA TGAACCGGCACCCCAGTCTGTAGAGAACCTCGCCGTCATCAGAGCTGCTCAGCAGAAGCACACAGGTCGACGTACGCATAG GGGAATACGCTATGCCTGTGCTGCGTACGCCGCCATCTTTAGCTTCGTGTACGCACTGTCCGTTGTGGTCGGCTTGACTGAAAG GATGGCGCTGCTGACAGCGATGACGTCGATGATGCTGGCGACGAGCCTGCTGACGTCATTCCTGCAGGCAGCCTTCGACTTCGTGAGACACATCTGGCAAATGATGCCCTGGGGCGTGCTGTTGCTGCTCGGTGCCACGCACGTTGCCTCCGAGCTGCTGCGG GCCTATGACTTTCTGCAAAAGGCACTGGCGTCCACGTCGTTCTGGGAGCAGCGCACGCCACTCGAGGCACAGACCGTGCTGGCCTTCGCAACCTCCGTGATGGCCGAGGCTGCGGACAAGCGGGTGTTGGTCGAGATCATGACGCCAGCTGTCACACGCATT GCCGAGGCCCAGCGGGTGTACCCGGCCTACTACGCCATTCCCATGATCGTGGGTGCCTCGAGCAACTTCATCATGCCGGCGTCAATGCCACTCGCTTTGCTGCACGAGATGGCGCGGGTGCAGTTCTGGAGGCTG TTCATGCTGGGCCTGTTCGCCAAGATTGTGGTCGTGGCCATGGTCATCGTAACGGTCAACGCTGCAGACAGGGCCGGCCTCTTGGCTGCTCAGACCCCTCCGGAATGA